Proteins from a genomic interval of candidate division KSB1 bacterium:
- a CDS encoding T9SS type A sorting domain-containing protein, giving the protein MKKITMLFILFFYQGLYAQSIVQIEYFIDTTPGYGNGTQVSITIPDSSLEFSFSVGLAEVSDGFHILYIRAKDDSGRWSPTYPKPFFKGTASREPPPNIIKMEYFIDTDPGYGKGVDISLSTTSNITKLFSVDLTSVDNGFHILYVRSQDANSSWSLTYARPFLKEATSSLDASPDIVSIEWFFSSDTIDSQVFTYTDFPPSDRVDTDFPVDLSHLNPDKTYNIHAYAKDANGGRSLEFVHEFDIISNTAPTTTNSIIDLTVSEDFNSVIVADLDTVFDDVDVPFGDSLVYSVSVSNDLVTADVIGSLLEINSVSDSNGVSTIIVTARDVSAASVSDTFMVTVIPGNDPPAVFDLISPAVGGTVDNLLISFVWQKSLDVDAGDEIQYIFNLFGAGLDTTISGLNDTVLVFGGNNYLQFETLYTWHIKATDGTDTTASATKNEFQTPQSPVLDVEEVNPIPEEFSLGQNYPNPFNPTTTIRFDSPKASKVSLIIYDILGREVVRLVDEEKPGGYHQVVWNGKDRQGRAVSNGIYIYQIVAEVVGGKERFLKVKKLLLLK; this is encoded by the coding sequence ATTCAGCTTTAGTGTGGGTTTGGCAGAGGTTAGCGACGGATTTCACATTTTATACATACGAGCAAAAGACGATTCTGGCAGATGGAGTCCAACTTATCCCAAACCGTTTTTCAAAGGAACCGCGAGCCGCGAACCCCCGCCGAATATTATAAAAATGGAATACTTCATTGACACCGATCCGGGCTATGGAAAGGGTGTAGATATTTCACTTTCTACTACCAGCAATATTACAAAACTTTTTTCCGTGGATTTGACTAGTGTGGATAATGGGTTTCATATCCTCTATGTTCGGTCGCAAGATGCCAATAGCAGTTGGAGTTTAACCTATGCACGACCTTTTTTAAAAGAAGCAACATCGAGTTTAGATGCGTCACCGGATATCGTTTCTATCGAGTGGTTTTTTAGCAGTGATACAATAGATTCTCAGGTTTTCACATATACGGATTTCCCGCCATCCGATAGAGTTGATACCGACTTTCCTGTTGATCTATCCCATTTAAATCCGGATAAGACCTACAACATACATGCCTATGCAAAGGACGCCAATGGGGGAAGAAGTTTAGAATTCGTTCACGAATTTGACATAATATCCAATACTGCGCCAACTACGACAAACTCAATTATTGATCTAACAGTAAGTGAAGATTTCAACAGTGTAATCGTTGCAGACTTGGACACTGTATTTGATGATGTTGATGTACCCTTTGGAGATAGCTTAGTGTACAGTGTATCTGTATCCAATGATTTGGTAACAGCAGATGTTATCGGCAGCCTTCTGGAAATTAATTCTGTCAGCGATTCAAACGGTGTTTCAACCATTATTGTAACAGCAAGGGATGTTAGTGCCGCAAGTGTTAGCGATACATTTATGGTAACGGTTATTCCTGGTAATGATCCGCCGGCAGTTTTTGATTTAATATCACCGGCAGTTGGCGGTACTGTGGACAACTTGCTGATCTCATTTGTATGGCAAAAGTCGCTGGATGTTGATGCAGGGGATGAAATTCAGTACATCTTCAATCTTTTCGGCGCAGGTTTGGATACGACCATTTCTGGCTTAAACGATACCGTGTTGGTTTTCGGTGGCAACAATTATCTTCAATTTGAGACGCTTTATACATGGCATATCAAAGCAACGGATGGTACTGATACCACTGCAAGTGCCACGAAAAATGAATTTCAAACTCCGCAATCTCCCGTCTTGGACGTTGAAGAAGTCAATCCCATACCTGAAGAATTCTCTCTCGGACAAAATTATCCGAATCCGTTTAATCCGACGACGACCATTCGATTTGATTCCCCCAAAGCCAGCAAAGTTTCTCTGATTATCTATGATATTTTGGGGCGAGAAGTTGTCCGTTTAGTTGATGAAGAAAAGCCTGGCGGTTATCATCAAGTTGTTTGGAATGGGAAAGATCGTCAAGGCAGAGCAGTTTCAAACGGAATTTACATTTATCAAATAGTTGCAGAAGTCGTGGGAGGAAAAGAGCGATTCTTAAAGGTGAAGAAACTATTATTACTCAAATAA
- a CDS encoding toxin-antitoxin system HicB family antitoxin, which translates to MKERDKYLKLVEWSEEDQCYVGSVPGWIGKCCHGEDETKVYQELCQIVDEWIEIYKKDGRPLPSATAGKKYSGKFVLRTDPDLHQALAVRALNEGVSLNNFVVKTLRRIVSD; encoded by the coding sequence ATGAAAGAAAGAGATAAATATTTAAAATTAGTGGAGTGGTCTGAAGAAGATCAGTGCTATGTGGGTTCTGTCCCAGGTTGGATAGGAAAATGTTGTCATGGTGAAGATGAAACGAAAGTCTACCAAGAGCTTTGTCAAATTGTGGATGAGTGGATTGAGATTTACAAAAAAGATGGTCGCCCTCTTCCATCAGCCACTGCCGGTAAAAAATATTCTGGAAAATTTGTACTGCGCACTGACCCTGACCTACATCAAGCTTTAGCGGTCCGTGCATTGAATGAAGGTGTGAGCCTAAATAATTTTGTAGTTAAAACCTTAAGAAGAATTGTTTCAGACTAA